AGGTTAAGAAATTAAGAGAAATGAAAACTTCCATAATTTTTACTGTCTTATTTCTGTTAATTCTTACCCTCGCTTCAAAGGTAGACCATGCAATATACGAGAATCCTATCACTGACAGATTGATTAAGGCAATAATACAGGTTGAATCGGGTGTTAATCCAAAGGCGATAAGCGAAAAGGGCGCTTATGGGCTTATGCAGATAAGGCATAAGGTATGGGTGAAGGAATTAAAGAAGGCAGGAATTATTACGACAAAACAATGTCTGTTTGACCCTGAGAAAGATGTGAAGGCATGGTCCATAAATCATGGGCATGGGTATACTTCTTTGGTGTCCGGATGTATAACCTAAGCCATAAGCACTCAAACCCTTTAACAAAAAGCAAAGGTCTTTATATCTGCATAGGGACAGTACGCATCGAAACAGGGCAAGAGGTAATCTTCGACAGATACAAAGAGACACAAAGTACCTTTTATGATGGGGCGGGG
Above is a genomic segment from Pseudomonadota bacterium containing:
- a CDS encoding transglycosylase SLT domain-containing protein, producing MKTSIIFTVLFLLILTLASKVDHAIYENPITDRLIKAIIQVESGVNPKAISEKGAYGLMQIRHKVWVKELKKAGIITTKQCLFDPEKDVKAWSINHGHGYTSLVSGCIT